One stretch of Thermococcus sp. 21S9 DNA includes these proteins:
- a CDS encoding glycerophosphodiester phosphodiesterase family protein translates to MWEKDGVIVLGHRGCMGKFPENSILAFKKAVEAGADGVELDVWLTKDGKVVVIHDETIDRTSDMSGRQKDMTLEELKKADIGMGERIPTLEEVFEALPENALINVELKDRDAVEEVAKIVKGNNPDRVLISSFDVEALKEYRKYDKDTRMGLLINREEAVALIPKLKEELNLWSINIPMEAIPLLGFEKTVQAIGWARSLGLKVVLWTENDELFYKDDNLLKLKGLFEVVIANDVERMLSYLQDAGLR, encoded by the coding sequence ATGTGGGAAAAGGACGGAGTTATAGTTCTCGGCCATAGGGGTTGCATGGGAAAGTTCCCAGAGAACAGCATACTGGCCTTTAAGAAGGCAGTTGAAGCCGGAGCAGATGGCGTCGAACTCGACGTATGGCTGACCAAGGATGGAAAGGTCGTCGTTATACACGACGAGACCATCGACAGGACGAGCGACATGAGCGGAAGGCAGAAGGACATGACCCTTGAGGAGCTGAAGAAGGCAGACATAGGCATGGGCGAAAGGATACCCACCCTTGAGGAAGTGTTCGAGGCCCTCCCTGAGAATGCGCTTATCAACGTCGAGCTCAAGGACAGGGACGCCGTTGAAGAAGTGGCTAAAATCGTCAAGGGGAACAATCCCGATAGGGTTCTTATCTCGTCCTTTGATGTCGAGGCCCTGAAAGAGTACAGAAAATACGATAAGGACACGAGAATGGGACTTTTAATCAACAGGGAGGAAGCCGTCGCACTCATACCCAAGCTCAAGGAGGAGCTTAACCTCTGGTCAATTAACATCCCGATGGAAGCGATACCCCTGCTTGGCTTCGAGAAAACGGTTCAGGCCATCGGCTGGGCCCGCTCCCTCGGGCTCAAGGTCGTCCTCTGGACAGAAAACGACGAGCTGTTCTACAAGGACGACAACCTGCTGAAGCTCAAGGGGCTCTTCGAGGTCGTGATAGCGAACGACGTCGAGAGGATGCTCTCCTACCTCCAGGACGCTGGACTCAGGTAA
- a CDS encoding glycerophosphodiester phosphodiesterase family protein, with protein sequence MPISNNDASFILLGHRGVRGPLENTIPAFRRALRHADGIELDVRITADGRLVVLHDGEFRAGREKYLVRELTYGELVKLHPLGRLVPTFNRVLKLSPGVLNVDIKEMETLESIIGVLERTGYLERAVISADDPEWVRTIVKECPNCRVGFSITCARNAVMSLKPPEGVYSIHVPLDLAGYIGFNGLISLLRFYRRKRVRTWLWNYRMNELSFVPKLTSLVDAVISDDPARLKRFISFGSIKVEATCHVGKGRSYSSRP encoded by the coding sequence ATGCCAATTTCGAACAATGATGCCAGTTTCATCTTACTGGGACACCGTGGGGTTAGGGGCCCGCTGGAGAACACCATCCCTGCATTCAGGCGAGCTCTAAGGCACGCTGACGGAATAGAACTCGACGTTAGGATAACCGCGGACGGAAGGTTGGTGGTGCTCCACGACGGAGAGTTCAGAGCGGGCAGGGAAAAGTACCTGGTTCGTGAGCTAACCTACGGGGAGCTGGTAAAACTCCATCCGCTTGGACGGCTCGTTCCAACGTTCAACCGCGTTCTGAAGCTCTCTCCCGGAGTTCTGAACGTGGACATCAAGGAGATGGAGACACTCGAGTCAATAATCGGTGTTCTTGAGCGTACAGGATACCTTGAGCGCGCCGTGATTTCCGCGGACGACCCGGAATGGGTAAGAACCATTGTCAAGGAATGCCCGAACTGCCGTGTGGGGTTCTCGATAACCTGCGCCAGAAACGCGGTGATGAGCCTGAAACCACCAGAGGGAGTCTATTCAATCCACGTCCCCCTTGACCTCGCCGGTTACATCGGGTTTAACGGGTTAATTTCCCTCCTGAGGTTTTACCGCAGGAAAAGAGTTCGAACGTGGCTGTGGAATTACAGAATGAACGAGCTGTCATTTGTGCCAAAACTCACGTCTCTGGTGGACGCTGTAATCTCGGACGACCCTGCGAGGCTGAAAAGGTTTATATCCTTCGGGAGCATCAAAGTTGAGGCGACCTGCCATGTGGGAAAAGGACGGAGTTATAGTTCTCGGCCATAG
- a CDS encoding SLC45 family MFS transporter — protein MEFKYSRIFILGFGFFGISIIWALYNAYIPIFLQDTFHLSKTVTGFIMTIDNLFAVLLLPFLGALSDMTRTRLGRRKPYILLGAPSAALMFALIPVAREHENLALFMGTIILMNFFMALFRSPVVAFMPDITPSEKRSQANGIINFMGGLGALLAYFGGKVLYDMNYAYPFYFGAVIMLLANLLVVLAVPEPEEYRKPGKKLSLKKLLAETSHKSFGELKENLKDVFASHERSLLAILLAVFFWFVAFNSLETFFTSYAKYYLGIEESTGAFMLGLFSLSFMLFAIPAGFLGARIGRKRTITIGLILVIAILLGAYIVGEGSRPQSSSLSDPVVMTFMGLFFLGGIGWAMVNVNSLPMVVDMTTEEKLGGYTGLYYFFSQAANLLAPPLAGVFLDLIGYKTLLPFAVAFFALAVLAMQFVRRGDVVRSKGDALDYVPDMD, from the coding sequence ATGGAGTTTAAATACAGCAGGATATTCATCCTCGGCTTTGGCTTCTTCGGCATCAGCATTATCTGGGCCCTCTACAACGCCTACATTCCGATTTTCCTTCAGGACACTTTCCACCTCAGCAAGACGGTTACGGGCTTCATTATGACCATTGACAACCTCTTCGCGGTTCTACTGCTCCCGTTCCTCGGCGCGCTCAGCGACATGACCCGGACGAGGCTCGGCAGGAGAAAACCCTATATACTCCTCGGTGCACCTTCAGCCGCCCTGATGTTCGCCCTGATTCCCGTTGCAAGGGAGCACGAGAACCTTGCCCTCTTCATGGGAACGATAATCCTCATGAACTTCTTCATGGCACTCTTCCGCTCGCCGGTCGTTGCCTTCATGCCGGACATAACCCCGAGCGAGAAGAGGAGCCAGGCCAACGGTATAATCAACTTCATGGGCGGTCTCGGGGCGCTTCTTGCTTACTTCGGCGGAAAGGTACTCTACGACATGAACTATGCCTACCCCTTCTACTTCGGCGCGGTCATAATGCTCCTCGCAAACCTGCTCGTCGTTCTCGCGGTTCCCGAGCCTGAGGAATACCGGAAGCCTGGAAAGAAGCTCAGCCTGAAGAAACTGCTGGCTGAAACCTCTCACAAGAGCTTCGGAGAACTCAAGGAGAACCTCAAGGACGTCTTTGCCAGCCACGAGAGGAGCCTTTTAGCGATACTCCTCGCGGTGTTCTTCTGGTTCGTGGCCTTCAACTCCCTCGAAACCTTCTTCACGAGCTACGCCAAGTACTACCTCGGCATCGAGGAGAGCACAGGTGCCTTCATGCTCGGCCTGTTCTCGCTCAGCTTCATGCTCTTCGCAATTCCAGCTGGCTTCCTAGGGGCGAGGATTGGCAGGAAGAGAACGATAACGATTGGCCTCATACTCGTTATTGCGATACTCCTCGGAGCTTACATCGTCGGCGAGGGCTCCCGCCCGCAGTCAAGTTCGCTGAGCGACCCGGTTGTGATGACCTTCATGGGGCTGTTCTTCCTCGGTGGAATCGGCTGGGCGATGGTCAACGTGAACTCCCTGCCGATGGTAGTCGACATGACGACCGAGGAGAAGCTCGGTGGCTACACAGGTCTCTATTACTTCTTTAGCCAGGCCGCGAACCTGCTCGCACCTCCTTTGGCGGGAGTCTTCCTCGACCTCATCGGCTACAAAACGTTGCTCCCCTTTGCGGTGGCATTCTTCGCCCTCGCGGTGCTGGCGATGCAGTTCGTCAGGAGGGGCGACGTCGTCCGCTCGAAGGGGGATGCCTTGGACTACGTTCCGGACATGGACTGA
- a CDS encoding MFS transporter, with amino-acid sequence MEKKFNWGTVLGLALLGFSMSTGWALNKGLSFKLLQNGYTNSAFIIGAVLSLQGLMGIFVPIVMGYYSDTSRFGRGRRTPFILAGGIFAGLVVLGVYFSYIARVPLLAFATMLALFYFAMYFYVAQYRSLMPDVIPSGERGRASGIITLFEWAGNLFLFGSLAFLIIKATKVTGIDNEIEALIKAGYMWIPFAVVAGFLMLSAFIVYAKVKEPAFPEEMPEEGLTDYLRSIVADRDFLKFYSAQILWWMSFEFVAVFMFGILESVLGTKDVTALGNAIMALFNVLVLVGAVVGGVLYDRMGRRKSIILGGLIFLMPFLAGWFVHTKLQITALIGFAGIGWGMLMSTSWPVIGDLLTKYEREAFNGRYYGFFEATKSFPILIAGLVGGAIVQLAGGNYKVLFPVGAIFVIIALPLIWGMKNLDEISKEKPKVEAIEETEMGV; translated from the coding sequence ATGGAGAAAAAGTTTAACTGGGGAACGGTTCTTGGTTTGGCGTTACTTGGCTTCAGCATGAGCACCGGGTGGGCCTTGAACAAGGGTCTGTCCTTTAAACTGCTTCAGAACGGCTACACAAACTCAGCGTTTATAATCGGCGCCGTGCTCTCGCTCCAGGGCCTTATGGGAATCTTCGTGCCCATCGTTATGGGCTATTACAGCGATACCAGTCGCTTTGGAAGGGGCAGGAGGACCCCGTTCATACTCGCCGGTGGCATCTTCGCCGGTCTCGTCGTTCTCGGGGTCTACTTCAGCTACATCGCACGGGTTCCACTGCTCGCCTTTGCAACGATGCTGGCGCTGTTCTACTTCGCTATGTACTTCTACGTCGCCCAGTACCGCTCTCTCATGCCCGACGTGATTCCGAGCGGTGAGCGCGGAAGGGCCAGCGGTATAATAACGCTCTTCGAGTGGGCGGGCAACCTCTTCCTCTTCGGAAGCCTCGCATTCCTCATAATCAAGGCCACCAAGGTTACTGGCATCGACAACGAGATTGAGGCCCTCATAAAGGCCGGCTATATGTGGATTCCCTTCGCCGTCGTTGCCGGATTTCTGATGCTGTCTGCCTTCATAGTATACGCCAAGGTCAAGGAACCGGCTTTCCCCGAGGAGATGCCCGAGGAGGGCCTCACCGACTACCTGCGCTCGATAGTCGCCGACAGGGACTTCCTCAAGTTCTACTCGGCCCAGATACTGTGGTGGATGAGCTTTGAGTTCGTGGCGGTTTTCATGTTCGGAATCCTCGAGTCCGTTCTTGGAACCAAGGACGTTACCGCCCTCGGAAACGCCATAATGGCCCTGTTCAACGTTCTCGTGCTCGTCGGTGCGGTTGTAGGTGGAGTGCTCTACGACAGGATGGGCAGGAGGAAGTCAATAATCCTCGGTGGCCTCATATTCCTGATGCCCTTCCTTGCCGGCTGGTTTGTCCACACCAAGCTTCAGATAACCGCGCTGATAGGCTTCGCAGGAATCGGCTGGGGAATGCTCATGTCGACCTCGTGGCCCGTCATCGGCGACCTGCTCACCAAGTACGAGCGCGAGGCCTTCAACGGCCGTTACTACGGCTTCTTCGAGGCCACCAAGTCCTTCCCGATACTCATCGCGGGCCTCGTTGGTGGAGCGATAGTCCAGCTCGCCGGTGGCAACTACAAGGTCCTGTTCCCGGTCGGCGCAATCTTCGTCATAATCGCCCTGCCCCTCATCTGGGGCATGAAGAACCTCGACGAGATATCCAAGGAGAAGCCAAAAGTCGAGGCCATAGAAGAGACCGAGATGGGGGTATGA
- a CDS encoding alpha/beta fold hydrolase: MLWGVLIFLLLLFLAFSAFVGYKMVKPPRFVGEWTPKDLGYDYEDVTIETRDGLKLSAWWVPNEGPVVMPLHGYTRSRWDEVYMKQTTEFLLNEGYSVLVFDFRAHGKSEGKFTTVGDRELIDVLSAVDWLKKNHPEKAEKIGLIGFSMGAVVTIRALAEDDRITCGVADSPPIYLDKTGARGLKYFANLPEWLYTFVKPFTVLFSGAKDIDVLGYADRVRKPLLLIAGEKDPLVRPEEVREFYERNKKVNPDVELWVSDAPHVRTLKFHPEEWKARVRDFLRKHL; this comes from the coding sequence GTGCTCTGGGGCGTTTTGATTTTTCTCCTCCTTCTGTTCCTGGCCTTTTCGGCCTTCGTCGGCTACAAGATGGTGAAGCCCCCGCGCTTCGTCGGTGAATGGACGCCGAAGGACTTGGGCTACGACTACGAGGACGTGACAATTGAGACGAGAGATGGGCTGAAGCTCAGCGCCTGGTGGGTTCCCAACGAGGGCCCCGTCGTGATGCCCCTCCACGGCTACACGAGGAGCAGGTGGGACGAGGTTTACATGAAGCAGACCACCGAGTTCCTTCTCAACGAGGGCTACAGCGTTCTCGTCTTCGACTTCCGCGCCCACGGGAAGAGCGAGGGGAAGTTCACCACCGTCGGCGACAGGGAGCTGATTGATGTTCTCTCTGCAGTTGACTGGCTGAAGAAGAACCACCCCGAGAAGGCCGAGAAGATAGGTCTCATCGGCTTCTCAATGGGTGCGGTCGTCACCATAAGGGCCCTCGCCGAAGATGACAGAATAACCTGTGGTGTCGCGGATTCGCCCCCGATTTACCTTGACAAAACCGGCGCGAGGGGCCTGAAGTACTTCGCGAACCTCCCGGAGTGGCTCTACACCTTCGTCAAGCCGTTCACGGTCCTCTTCAGCGGGGCCAAGGACATCGACGTTCTGGGATACGCTGATAGGGTTAGAAAGCCCCTCCTTCTCATAGCCGGAGAGAAGGACCCCCTTGTGAGGCCCGAAGAAGTGAGGGAGTTCTACGAGCGGAACAAAAAGGTGAACCCGGACGTCGAGCTTTGGGTCAGCGACGCGCCCCACGTCAGAACGCTGAAGTTCCACCCGGAGGAGTGGAAGGCCCGGGTTAGGGACTTTCTCAGGAAACACCTTTAG
- a CDS encoding DUF2334 domain-containing protein → MKRPLTFAVLFLVLLSSSSISSPAYVPAFGRFAILVHDVSPGYLPQLRQITAVIDEYGLQNETYLFVIPDHGGEMPVWKYRDFMEFLAKLEREGYHIELHGYTHIGDEFDCNATVAEKKLELGLRALSYLNVTPEYFIAPRYALSNGALEVLLDHNITVIGRNFIYFPNGTVEPIYNREYTWYVPSFLLPYQLTSAESAYVNTNGTFFLSIHPKAVNNRPGIEFLREFLEFVSKSGLG, encoded by the coding sequence ATGAAGAGGCCACTCACCTTCGCCGTGCTCTTTCTCGTACTGCTCTCCTCGAGCTCCATCTCCAGTCCGGCTTACGTTCCAGCCTTCGGGCGCTTTGCGATACTCGTCCACGACGTCAGCCCCGGTTACCTTCCACAGCTACGGCAGATAACGGCCGTTATCGATGAGTACGGCCTCCAGAACGAGACCTATCTCTTCGTGATTCCGGACCACGGGGGTGAGATGCCCGTCTGGAAGTACAGGGACTTCATGGAGTTCCTTGCGAAGCTCGAGCGCGAGGGCTACCACATCGAGCTTCACGGCTACACCCACATCGGCGATGAGTTCGACTGCAACGCGACTGTCGCCGAGAAAAAGCTTGAGCTCGGGCTCAGGGCCCTGTCGTATCTCAATGTCACCCCCGAATACTTCATCGCCCCGCGCTACGCCCTTTCCAACGGGGCGCTCGAGGTTCTGCTCGACCACAACATCACCGTCATTGGAAGGAATTTCATCTACTTCCCGAACGGAACCGTTGAGCCGATTTACAACAGGGAATACACGTGGTACGTGCCCTCTTTCCTTCTCCCGTACCAGCTAACCAGTGCCGAGAGCGCCTACGTTAACACAAACGGGACGTTCTTCCTCTCAATCCACCCGAAGGCGGTGAACAACAGACCGGGAATTGAGTTCCTGAGGGAGTTTTTGGAGTTCGTTTCAAAAAGTGGCCTCGGCTAA
- the upp gene encoding uracil phosphoribosyltransferase, which produces MKAERWEGVYSFEDSPFLMEILTELRDERTGPIAFRKGLVKLGRYMAYELTKTMETERVPVKTPLEETEGVIVRDRRNVVIITVLRAAIPLMEGLIKVLDHARVGIVSASRGKAPKFEIEMNYVKIPEIRPEDTVIVADPMIATGSTLIKVLDEVKRYGKPKRLIVVGVLAAPEGIERIKGKHPEVEIFVAKVDRELNDKGYILPGLGDAGDRAFGAPIKLQ; this is translated from the coding sequence ATGAAGGCCGAAAGGTGGGAAGGTGTTTATTCCTTTGAAGACAGCCCGTTTTTGATGGAGATTCTGACGGAGCTTCGCGATGAGAGAACCGGACCGATAGCCTTCAGGAAGGGCCTCGTCAAGCTCGGCCGTTACATGGCCTACGAGCTGACGAAGACGATGGAAACCGAAAGGGTTCCCGTTAAGACCCCACTTGAAGAAACCGAGGGCGTAATCGTCAGGGACAGACGAAACGTGGTCATAATAACCGTTCTCCGCGCGGCGATTCCGCTGATGGAGGGCCTCATCAAGGTGCTCGACCATGCGCGCGTCGGCATCGTCTCGGCATCGCGCGGAAAAGCTCCAAAGTTCGAGATTGAGATGAATTACGTCAAGATTCCGGAGATAAGGCCAGAAGATACTGTCATCGTTGCCGACCCGATGATAGCTACCGGCTCGACGCTGATTAAGGTTCTCGACGAGGTCAAGCGCTACGGGAAGCCAAAGCGCCTGATTGTCGTTGGAGTCCTCGCGGCTCCCGAGGGAATAGAGAGAATAAAGGGTAAGCACCCCGAGGTCGAGATATTCGTTGCCAAGGTCGACAGGGAGCTGAACGACAAGGGCTACATTCTGCCGGGCCTCGGAGATGCCGGCGACAGGGCCTTTGGCGCGCCCATAAAGCTTCAGTAA
- a CDS encoding MATE family efflux transporter produces the protein MKLSEMREEIINGPIERTLLKLAGPLVVNNLVQVVYNITDTFWLGKLGREALSAPGVVWPIIGTLMALGMGFATAGFAYVGQYIGAGNFEKANRSAGALYSLMLFFSAITAIVSVLILPYALRFMKVTPTLYPYAKTYATIVFLGVPFAFTYMAFSALMRASGDTKTPMKITLLTVSLNIVLDPILIFGLGPFPRLGVAGAALATVIANATGAVIGFYLMFSGKVALKLGLSSLKPDFEFYKRLFRVGLPSSIGQSANSFGFIVLTRIIMGFGDVTYAAYVITTRLVNFLTSISRGISMAMGTMIAQNVGAGKFERAKRIAERTMLVNFTIASLAVLIIGIFRVPIFRVFLDDPKVIAESKIVLEYFLISVPFFNGIFIVVNRTFSSAGHTKKTMLLGIIRLWGLRIPLSYAFGYVGAITLLSLTIPLAQLFDFTSRGVFFGMGLSNFIGALIALAWFLRGSWMKAIIEKTPKESGKSGQVRHPEG, from the coding sequence ATGAAGCTCTCGGAGATGAGGGAAGAAATCATCAACGGGCCGATAGAGAGAACCTTACTCAAGTTAGCGGGGCCTCTCGTGGTGAACAACCTCGTCCAGGTCGTTTACAACATAACCGACACGTTCTGGCTTGGAAAACTCGGGAGGGAAGCCCTCTCAGCTCCGGGAGTGGTGTGGCCCATCATCGGAACCCTCATGGCCCTCGGCATGGGTTTTGCAACCGCGGGTTTCGCCTACGTCGGCCAGTACATCGGCGCAGGAAACTTTGAGAAGGCCAACCGCTCGGCGGGGGCGCTCTACTCCCTCATGCTGTTCTTCTCCGCAATTACGGCCATCGTGAGCGTTCTAATCCTCCCCTATGCGCTCCGCTTCATGAAGGTCACGCCGACTCTCTATCCCTACGCGAAGACCTACGCGACCATAGTGTTCCTCGGCGTCCCCTTCGCGTTCACCTACATGGCCTTTTCCGCCCTGATGAGAGCAAGTGGTGACACCAAAACGCCGATGAAGATAACCCTGCTCACGGTATCCCTCAACATAGTCCTCGACCCGATTCTAATCTTCGGGCTCGGACCCTTCCCAAGGCTCGGCGTTGCGGGCGCGGCTCTGGCAACGGTCATTGCGAACGCCACGGGGGCAGTAATCGGGTTCTACCTGATGTTCTCTGGAAAGGTGGCGTTAAAGCTTGGCCTCTCAAGCCTCAAACCGGACTTTGAGTTCTACAAGAGGCTCTTCCGCGTTGGATTGCCGTCGAGCATCGGCCAGTCGGCGAACAGCTTCGGCTTCATAGTGCTCACGAGGATTATAATGGGCTTCGGCGACGTCACCTACGCGGCCTACGTCATAACAACCCGCCTCGTCAACTTTCTGACGAGCATCTCGCGCGGTATAAGCATGGCGATGGGCACGATGATAGCTCAGAACGTTGGAGCTGGCAAGTTCGAGAGGGCCAAGAGGATAGCCGAGAGAACGATGCTCGTCAACTTCACGATAGCGAGTTTAGCCGTTCTAATCATCGGAATCTTCCGCGTTCCCATTTTCCGCGTCTTCCTTGACGACCCGAAGGTCATAGCCGAGAGCAAAATCGTCCTCGAGTACTTCCTAATCTCGGTGCCCTTCTTCAACGGAATCTTCATAGTCGTCAACAGAACATTCAGCTCGGCCGGACACACGAAGAAGACGATGCTACTCGGCATAATCCGCCTGTGGGGCCTCAGGATTCCGCTGAGCTATGCCTTCGGCTACGTCGGTGCGATAACGCTCCTCAGCCTCACGATTCCCCTCGCCCAGCTGTTCGACTTCACGAGCAGGGGAGTTTTCTTCGGCATGGGACTGAGCAACTTCATTGGCGCGCTGATAGCCCTCGCCTGGTTCCTCCGCGGTAGCTGGATGAAGGCGATAATCGAAAAAACGCCCAAAGAGAGTGGAAAGTCGGGCCAGGTTAGACATCCGGAAGGCTAA
- a CDS encoding MATE family efflux transporter has translation MSIERAREEILHGPIERTLLRLAGPLIVSNMVQVLYNLIDTFWLGKLGREELSAPGASWPFIATLMSLGMGFAIAGFAFVTQYIGAKDFKMANRSAGALYSLSLLFSVAVAVIGSLSAPYVLKLMDVSPDVYPYALNYTLVIFIGIPFAFTYYAFTFLLRAVGDTKTPMVISFFTVGLNTLLDPVLIFGLGPFPELGVVGAAIATMFSNSVGSVIGAYYLITGKKGIKFTREDLRPDLEFYRKIFRVGLPSALGQSLNAFGFMVLTRIIFQFGTVAFAAYAIANRLTNFMFAIANGIAQAMGTMVGQNIGAGNFERAKKIAERTMLINLAVLTAGTAFIVVFNQPVFRAFIDDPAVLHEASLVAKYFLTSLPFFGIFSVVTGVFQTAGKTKVSMTLGLIRLWGLRIPLSYALGLIVGASWGVYLGMGLSNVLSAIVALAWFLRGGWMEKLIEE, from the coding sequence ATGTCCATCGAGCGGGCCAGGGAGGAAATTCTGCACGGGCCGATTGAGAGAACACTTCTCAGGTTAGCGGGCCCGCTTATAGTCAGCAACATGGTTCAGGTCCTCTACAACCTCATAGACACGTTCTGGCTCGGGAAGCTCGGCAGGGAGGAGCTCTCGGCACCCGGAGCCAGCTGGCCCTTCATAGCCACCCTCATGAGCCTCGGAATGGGGTTCGCCATAGCCGGCTTCGCCTTCGTGACGCAGTACATAGGCGCGAAGGACTTCAAGATGGCGAACCGCTCGGCCGGGGCGCTCTACTCGCTGAGCCTGCTCTTCTCCGTGGCTGTGGCGGTTATAGGTTCGCTCTCGGCCCCTTACGTTCTGAAGCTCATGGACGTCTCACCCGATGTCTACCCCTACGCGCTCAACTACACCCTCGTCATATTCATCGGAATACCCTTCGCCTTCACCTACTACGCCTTCACGTTCCTCCTGAGGGCCGTTGGCGACACGAAGACGCCCATGGTGATAAGCTTCTTCACCGTCGGCCTCAACACCCTCCTCGACCCGGTTCTAATCTTCGGACTCGGGCCGTTTCCAGAGCTTGGAGTTGTTGGAGCGGCGATAGCGACGATGTTCTCGAACAGCGTGGGTTCGGTCATCGGGGCATATTACCTCATCACGGGCAAGAAGGGGATAAAGTTCACCCGGGAGGACCTCAGGCCCGACCTTGAGTTCTACAGGAAAATCTTCCGCGTTGGCCTGCCCTCAGCGCTCGGCCAGTCCCTCAACGCCTTCGGCTTCATGGTTCTGACAAGGATAATCTTCCAGTTCGGAACCGTGGCGTTCGCCGCTTATGCGATAGCCAACAGGCTGACCAACTTCATGTTCGCGATAGCCAACGGCATAGCTCAGGCGATGGGCACGATGGTCGGGCAGAACATTGGGGCGGGAAACTTCGAGAGGGCGAAGAAAATAGCGGAGAGGACGATGCTCATAAACCTCGCCGTCCTGACCGCGGGAACCGCCTTCATAGTAGTCTTCAACCAGCCCGTGTTCAGGGCGTTCATAGACGACCCCGCGGTCCTTCACGAGGCCTCGCTCGTGGCGAAGTACTTCCTCACGTCCCTGCCCTTCTTCGGGATATTCTCCGTCGTCACCGGCGTCTTCCAGACCGCTGGGAAGACCAAGGTCAGCATGACCCTCGGACTGATAAGGCTCTGGGGCCTCAGGATTCCTCTGAGCTACGCACTCGGCCTCATTGTCGGGGCGAGCTGGGGTGTCTATCTCGGCATGGGATTGAGCAACGTCCTGTCGGCCATTGTGGCGCTGGCGTGGTTCCTCAGGGGAGGCTGGATGGAGAAGCTCATAGAGGAGTAG